In Panicum virgatum strain AP13 chromosome 4N, P.virgatum_v5, whole genome shotgun sequence, a single window of DNA contains:
- the LOC120669372 gene encoding uncharacterized protein LOC120669372, which produces MDAYCREIRKLESKFYGLEFHHVLRDYNIAADVLSKLGSKRALVPAGVFVQALRSPMVKIEEELPTKPDLVPALGHEVLVADLDWRAPILAFIKNNKSYPKGKEHEKLVYRAANYVVIGSDLFRHLASSGSLSKCISQEDGVHLLSEIHSGICGNHVGASTLVGKAFRSGFY; this is translated from the coding sequence ATGGACGCATACTGCAGAGAAATACGCAAATTGGAGTCCAAATTCTACGGACTCGAGTTCCACCATGTCCTCCGTGACTACAACATCGCCGCCGATGTCCTCTCCAAGCTAGGCTCCAAACGAGCTCTTGTCCCAGCGGGTGTCTTCGTTCAGGCTCTCAGGAGCCCCATGGTGAAAATTGAGGAGGAGCTACCAACCAAGCCCGACTTGGTACCTGCTCTAGGGCATGAGGTACTTGTTGCCGACCTAGATTGGCGCGCGCCAATCCTTGCCTTCATCAAGAACAATAAGTCCTACCCCAAAGGCAAAGAACATGAAAAGCTCGTCTATCGAGCTGCCAACTACGTCGTCATCGGCTCCGACCTCTTCAGGCACTTGGCATCATCAGGATCCCTGTCAAAGTGCATCTCCCAAGAAGATGGTGTCCACCTCCTCAGCGAGATCCATTCTGGCATCTGCGGAAACCACGTCGGGGCCTCCACCCTGGTCGGCAAGGCGTTCAGGTCAGGTTTCTACTAG